The window GTTAACAACTCTTCTATGAAATGAACTGGCAAGTGTTTCTTATTAGGAGGTTTTATTCTCTTTCCTCAAGGACTCAAACTATTTCTGGTGAGTGCAAGAAGCACTTCTTGAAGCACACTCTCAGCTCTTAAATACTGTCTTTTATCCAAAAAGCACCAAGGGGAAACCAACACCACAACTAAACCCTTCCCATGACTCAATGACCAAGTCTTTCTTTGGTCCTAGATTACCAAGTCATGAAAAAAACAGACCAGTAACATGCAAACTACACACCTAATCAGCACCTAATGAAACTTAGCAGTACCAGTCCACTCCAACATTTGAACAGCAACAAGCTCAATCACAAAGCACAGCTATCTGAAGCTTAGTCTGAGCAAGGCTAACACTGGTGAGTGAAAGAGTGTCAGAACTACCACTATAGGCAACATCTGAATAGCTGTTACTTCTGAAGATCAAATGGGGATGAAGAGACAAATCAATGCCAGCAGTGCCTCACACTTTCTCAGATGACTACAGCATACAGCACTGGCAGACATGAGGTCCTCCCACTCCAACAGCCCTAAGTGACACAGCACACCTGAGCAGGTGTCTGCAAGTACTTCAGCCTTATCACATTTTCATTATGAAGCAATAACTATATTTTTCTGACACAATGCAAAATCAGTGGCAAATATTATGACACATGGGAAATTTTGTAACTCTTGAAGCCATCTCGATGTTCAAGTCAactattttttctcctcctttaacTGTTACATGAAGTCTTATTTAACGCAATGTTCTATATATacaaaattatcacagaatcgtttaggttggaagagaGCCTTAAGATCCTcaagtccaaccatgaacctaacactgttaagtccaccactaaaccctgtcattaagcgccacatctacatgACTTctgaacacctccaaggatggtgactcaaccacttccctgcgcagcctgttctaatgcttgataacccttctgaggaagaaatttttcctaatatctaatctaaacctcccctggcacaatttATGGGCATTTCATCTCACCCTATCGCTTGTTAATTGGGAGatgagaccaacacccacctcactacaacctcctttcaggcagctgtagagggtgatgaggtctcccctcagcctcctcttctccagactaaaaaagccccagttccctcagccgctcctcgttaagacttgtgctctagacctttcaccagttttgttgctcttctctagatacgctccagcacctcaatgtctttcgtGTCATGAAGGGCCCAAACTGAatacagtatttgaggtgcagcctcaccagtgccaagtacagggggatgatcccAGCCCTAGtcttgctggccacactatttctgatcaacccaggatgctactggccttcttggccacctgggcacactgctggctcatgtccatcTGGCTGTTGACCAAGACACCAGGTCCTGTTCTGCCAGGCatctttccagccactcttccccaagcctgtagtgttgcatggggttgttgtgacccaagtgcaggacctggtacTTAGCactgttgaacctcatacagttggccttggcccattgattCAGCCTGTCCATAAATTATCCAGACAGGCTGAATAAGACGAAACTTTATAAAACTGGGAGTAACAAGCCTACTGACAGGCATAATGAAAGAATCAGTGAAACAACACAGTTTCCTAACACGAAATCACTAAAGATCAAATCTAAAAGCATAAATACTGCCTAGAACAACACATTCACAAAAATACTTGACTTCAGGGGATACATCTGaaaggtctggggtttttttttaaatccacaaaggaaaagctaGAGAAAGTTTTCAAGTCTggtaatataaatattttaagacgAAAAGACTTACCAAAGTTTCTTCCATAAAAATGTTTCTACTGAAACTAGGGAAATTCACCCCAGACTGACCCgacaaataaaatcagaaaaaatgtacTGCACCAGAACACCTCAAAAATGTCTCCTCACCTGAGAGCACGATCTGTGATCTGATAACATCCAGACAGACTGAGAAACTGAAGAACTCGGGCAGtctcttcatctgttttttcACTCCCAGAGTCTGCAGAGTCTTTTTTCTCTGACTGCTTAGTCCTTCTTGGTTTTTTACACAGTGCAGAGGACTCTGGAAGTGCTCGAATAGTTCTTAGTGCTGTCCCAGCACAACAAAATGAGTGACCGCAGTAAATCAAGTCAGTAGAagcacagtgctgctgccacCCTCTAGTCCTTAATCCATAAATGTCTCTATTGTAGCATGAAGCAGAACAATTAATATGGGATGTTGGTTCCATGAGACAAAATCCTTCAACGTTTCTGTGTCTCCACTCCGCAGCATCTTCAATGTCAGCTAAATCATCAGCATCTAGCATCCACACATAAGCAGAATTGAAGTCTTCCGAGCCATCAGGTTTAGTCCAATGTTGTTCACTATCTCCTCCCTCAATGAGGTTTTCATTGCTGATTGCACGCAAACAATTATACTTCCTGCTGGACTGCAGAGTAATCTCTCTGTTTTTCCACAAAGTCTTAGCATTcctgtttctgcagcttttcagaaCACCTCTGGTATGGTGAGTTGATATGATACCTAGTGCTCTGGAAATCCTCTCTATAGCCACATCTGTGATTTTTTCACATCCAGACAGATCAAGGTGACGTAGATTTTGACAATAACCAATCGAAGACCAACTGAAATCAGTACAAAAAGATATTAGTTGGTTGGTTGGGCTTGGGAgggtttttgtcatttttttgttcagaaacaGGTATTAAGGCTAAATATACAAAAGAACATTTCACAAGATAATTATATTAATTCACAGAATATTTAAAGACCCCAGACAGGTTAGACTTGATACTCCAAGTGCTGCATATAGGCCCAGAAAACTTATGTCtaaagaaacatgaaataaatcatGAATCAGTTAACAACCTGTATTTCTTTCATAAACCAAAACTTTGAAACAGAGTCCAAATTTGCCATACATTGAACAAATTTTTAAACAGTAGATCAGACTGCAAACACCATATACATGACAGTTTCAATAAGCAGCTTCTGCTGTGTATAATGTAGTTGACAAGAGCCATCTAAGTTACCAGAAATCAGTTAGCTTCTCAGAAGGctgaaaaaaagttactgaacTAGCAAATCttgcccacccaccccccaaataCACCTGAGATGTAATACTCAGTTCAAAGTATTTTAATAGTTGCAATTTCTAGTATTTGAGTTTCTCAGACTTGTCTGTTTACACATATTGAAATATCAGTGTACCTAGATCATATATCCTCCTGTCATTTCCCATTTCTTTCAGAGAATAGCTGGATTCCTGAAATACATTCTGCATGCAGTATTAATTATTCCGTAAAAGTGATTAGAGATGGTAATGAAATTAGACTTTTTCATATTAACATAACATTCAGCCTTATCTTTTTCAACTGAAATAGAAAACTGATCTACAGTAATATAGCTGTATTATTAGCTATAAAAGTATATAGCTGATTTAAGGAAATGTTAACTATGGATAGGAAAAGGTAACTATCATTTACTTTCTGTAAGAGATTACTCATATTTACAGCAAGCCAAACTAATTTTCTGAGCTAGAAATTGAGGTGCTGGAAATATAGACAGATGGGGAGCAGCAAATAATGTTAGCTTCACTAGAGATTGACAAAAGCTCACCAAGATTCATTTCTGAGCCACATAAATTTCATAAAGGCTTTATTTCAACTAAAACTTCTTGCACAAGTAGCAGAGTGTTGCTACCAGCATCCATGCCAGTTCTGTGTTGTTAACACTCAGAACTGGAGAGCACTATATGATAGAAGTACTGAACCCTGAAATAGTCACTTGACTTGCAGTATCACAATAAAATCTTTTGGTGCAGGCTCTGCATTCATGCACTGTCCTACTGACATCAATGAAATTTCTGCAGGCTTCAGTAAAAGTCAGGAATCCACAGTTACTACACCTAAATCTTAGAGCTTTGCCTACCATTTGATCAGCGTCTTAAAACAGCATTATTCCAGACCCTATCAACTACACTGGACAAGAGAACTACCGTAACTGAGTGAATCAACAAAATCTATGGACAATTTCAAGTTGTTAACACAATTATTGTTAAGAAGAGCTACAGACTGATAGGTAATATATATCCAGTAGTGAAGACAGAGCATTTTAAATGGACATTAACACAGTTACATGCCTCAGCAATTTGTTAACTCTGGTTTAGTTCTCAGTTATGTGCAAATCCTGAACGTGATTTCTCTATTTCTATCTTCATTGGCAACAAACTAAGACATGTTTAAACAtcttcccccctcaaaaaaatggatttttttttttttaaaggaaacaaacaatTATCTAACCTTTCAAATGCAGAGTCTGAAATATCAGTTTGAGTGAGATCCAAATATTCCAAGTTGGGGCAAAGCTCCAAGATCTGTCTAAcctggaaagagaaggaaaataatcagtAAAGACACAAGCCAGACAACATATGAATTAACATTTTCTTGAACTGCAACTCATTTTCACTACCCAAGTGTTTTAAACTCAAGCACATCAGTTATTAATTACAGACTGCATAGCTACAATTATTAAATGCCAGTTTCAAATTACATACCATTTTGCTGGACACTGCAGAACTGTAGGCCAATACTAATGTCTTCACTGAGGAGCCTACATGCGGGAGGACATTATGAATTAAGCCATGAAGTAAACGTTTTTCCATTTGTGCTATAGTAATGGCAAGTGAAtcttcagctgcttcttctgcaaaataaaaccaaagactTTAAATATTCTTTGAGCCATTTGATGTAAGATGACAATATGAACCCCAAACAAGTAATCAGGAAACTAAAGAAAGCTTACAGAGGCCTAAGTTTCAGGAAGTACCTACTTAAGCCTCATCATTAAAAAATACCTGCTTGTCTTTCTGACAGTCCTGGAGTTTAACTCCAATAGCAAGTAAAAACAGTAAGAGTCTTAACAGAAAATTGTCACTAAAGGACTTCGCAAAATATTTACTACAGATTATGGGCTGCTAGGGCTCAGGCATCTGTTTCCACAAACTTGCTTTATACATTGAAACACTATCTCAAAGGATGTTTCATATCCTGTGATATAACAGCTTaagacaaattttaaattaacctAGAAATCATTAGTATGAAAGATGATTCATCCAAACTTCATGAAGAGATGAAGTCTAACTTTTTTACCTCCTTCCTAACTCCAGACACATCCCTGTAACTCTTCTACCTGCACTCATGTTTGTTCATCTCTCCTAGAATTAATGCAGCTCATTAAAACCAGCTGCCTGCTTctccccctcctcatcctccatttccttttttttttcctgaccagCTGGGAGTCAGGATGACATGAAGACAAGGAAAAAGAGCACTCCTTTCAGGAAACTTAAATGGTTGCTAGACAAAACATCCCAAGTTCTTTTTTACTGTGTAAGTCTACTTGGCTTAGTATCCATTTAATCTGGACAGAAAATAACTATTATTGCATTTGTCATTATTTAATGTACTCATATCAACTATGataaaaaatggattttaaaccaattttacagaaaaaattccattttatacatttatttcttATAGCTGTGTCATCttcaggggagagaaaaaaaaaaataaaaaaaatcccaaaatcaGAATTTACATACCAGATTCATCTATGTCAGCATCTTCATCCCATTCCTGGAAAGCACGActttcatcttttctatttttcaccCATTCCTCATCAGGTTCCATCTCAAGATCTGTCGCAGGACCACTATACCAATCACCTAttcaccccacacacacccccaaaaaagaaggaaaggaaaaaaaaagttaagacaaACTTCTCATCACTGCAGAAAATAGCAATGTTAACTTCTCAGTATACTGTGACCTAACCCGAAGTTATATATGAGTTCTACATTCATCTCAACTAAGGTCTGACTGAACCTTGACATAATTCTTGTTTgatctgtattttaaagcttcACAAGATTCCTGGAACAGTTTCAGCACTGTTACAGAACTCACAGCCTATTATGCTATTCTGAGACATGCCTGTTGTCCTTATTTTCTTAGTAGGTACCACCAATATGAgtgcaaaaaacccagaaactatTATGGAATATTTGGACCATGTAGTTGCTGAAGTTCTTTCAGTAATCTCAGTAGTTCTTTAAGTAGATAAATTAACCATCAACTTTTAGTATAACACTTGGTTTAAGACATTTCCATTTTACTCTGGAATCTCACAAATATACAGTCAACTGGGATGTATTTTATTAGCCTGTTTTTAGTCACTGCACATGACAACTCCTGGATCAAGAAATCAAAGTTCCAGAAGTAGCCTACTTAAAACAGCTATACAATACTCAATTATAACATACATATGACTCAAATCAATAGATAATAATTTTTTAGAACATCTGGATGAACATGAGTATCAGCAACAGCTCTACTGTTTGAGTTGGTAGGGCACCTGCTCTCCCCGAGGGTTACTGCACAGGCATTCATTTACTTCTAGTTTGGGTATATTGGTAGTGCTGGGCTCTGTATAagcaggtctgctgcctccctcaGTGCTTTAAACAAACACCTTATTCTACCCTCTCACTGCGGAGGGATCCTACTACCCCCAAAGCAACAGCAACTCCTGTTGAATGGTATCTAAAGGAACAAGGTTTCTTATAGGAGCAACACAGTGACAATGAAATCCTAACTGACTGTCAACCAGCTGTGAAGCAAAATGTTTCAGTGACATTTCTCATATTCTCTAACCCATCTTTATAATGCATAAAAAGTGCCAGAAGCCCTCTCTAtattaggaggggaaaaaagttaagTTTTTAACTAAGCCTGcagttttatattcttttttttacccTCTGGCAGTAAAACCCATTTAAGAAGCTTCCACCAAGGCTAGAGCACTTCTGCACAGACAACTATAGCAGTATAGACAGTACATCATGACACTAGCCTCCTTTTGTGCCAAAATCAGGTTTAGGAATAAGACATTTTAAGCAGTTGCCAATTATCTTTTTTGCGTAGCACTGAATTATTGAGACATCTAGGTTTTAGATGAAAATTTAACGATTTGAACTCTGAAATCCCTCCTCTCCATTCAGTCTTTTGCAGTTCAGGGACCAAActattattttcagtaatattcattcaaccaaaaatattaattcagaCCCAAAAGTCACATAACTCCTCTCTGCCTTGTACAGATTTTAGAAGCCATAAAGGTCTGGCCAGAAAGAAGTTTTCAGTTGTATGTATCTCAGAATGTAAGTTATGTATTATTAGCTTTCTCTCTTAAGTCTTAAAAGCACATACAATATAGCTTATTAAACAGCACGGATTGTCTTTCTATTCAACTACACTGACATGGCAGCAATTGTGATGCCTGTAATGCAGCAATTGTGATCATTTAATACtcacataaatatgaaaaaatacaagtatttaaaCCTACAAATATACTCTGATGACTTGTAAGAGGCCTCATTGGAATACAGAGTATTTTGTCTATTTGAACTGGTACTTTTGCAAAGGTTACACTTCTCAATAGGAAATTCTAATTAACATGAGAGTTTGAAGAACGGAAGTTATAAAAACCACTTAGTCTTACCGCAGTACAAGTTACTGAAGTAATATACCTAAAAATCAATTCTAAAACTAACATTCATACAGGTTTCTTCAAAGTTTGAATATAA of the Athene noctua chromosome 4, bAthNoc1.hap1.1, whole genome shotgun sequence genome contains:
- the FBXL5 gene encoding F-box/LRR-repeat protein 5 isoform X2, coding for MLPPPLAPGLYGENMAPFPEEVDVFSAPHWRMKQLVGLYCDKLSKTNFSNNNDFRALLQSLYATFKEFKMHEQIENECIIGLLQQRSRTVYNVHSDNKLSEMLSLFEKGLKNVKNEYEQLNYAKQLKERLEAFTRDFLPHMKEEEEVFQPMLMEYFTYEELKDIKKKVIAQHCSQKEAAEFRGLSKWNQAEELQKVFKYSVDEKADQAEVTGHTTNITNLPPEVMLTIFSYLNPQELCQCSQVSTEWSQLAKTGSLWKHLYPVRWARGDWYSGPATDLEMEPDEEWVKNRKDESRAFQEWDEDADIDESEEAAEDSLAITIAQMEKRLLHGLIHNVLPHVGSSVKTLVLAYSSAVSSKMVRQILELCPNLEYLDLTQTDISDSAFESWSSIGYCQNLRHLDLSGCEKITDVAIERISRALGIISTHHTRGVLKSCRNRNAKTLWKNREITLQSSRKYNCLRAISNENLIEGGDSEQHWTKPDGSEDFNSAYVWMLDADDLADIEDAAEWRHRNVEGFCLMEPTSHINCSASCYNRDIYGLRTRGWQQHCASTDLIYCGHSFCCAGTALRTIRALPESSALCKKPRRTKQSEKKDSADSGSEKTDEETARVLQFLSLSGCYQITDRALRALTLGGGLPHLEHLNLSGCLTVTGAGLQDLVSACPSLNDEHFYYCDNINGPHAETASGCQNLQCGFRACCRSGE
- the FBXL5 gene encoding F-box/LRR-repeat protein 5 isoform X1, producing MLPPPLAPGLYGENMAPFPEEVDVFSAPHWRMKQLVGLYCDKLSKTNFSNNNDFRALLQSLYATFKEFKMHEQIENECIIGLLQQRSRTVYNVHSDNKLSEMLSLFEKGLKNVKNEYEQLNYAKQLKERLEAFTRDFLPHMKEEEEVFQPMLMEYFTYEELKDIKKKVIAQHCSQKEAAEFRGLSKWNQAEELQKVFKYSVDEKADQEAEVTGHTTNITNLPPEVMLTIFSYLNPQELCQCSQVSTEWSQLAKTGSLWKHLYPVRWARGDWYSGPATDLEMEPDEEWVKNRKDESRAFQEWDEDADIDESEEAAEDSLAITIAQMEKRLLHGLIHNVLPHVGSSVKTLVLAYSSAVSSKMVRQILELCPNLEYLDLTQTDISDSAFESWSSIGYCQNLRHLDLSGCEKITDVAIERISRALGIISTHHTRGVLKSCRNRNAKTLWKNREITLQSSRKYNCLRAISNENLIEGGDSEQHWTKPDGSEDFNSAYVWMLDADDLADIEDAAEWRHRNVEGFCLMEPTSHINCSASCYNRDIYGLRTRGWQQHCASTDLIYCGHSFCCAGTALRTIRALPESSALCKKPRRTKQSEKKDSADSGSEKTDEETARVLQFLSLSGCYQITDRALRALTLGGGLPHLEHLNLSGCLTVTGAGLQDLVSACPSLNDEHFYYCDNINGPHAETASGCQNLQCGFRACCRSGE
- the FBXL5 gene encoding F-box/LRR-repeat protein 5 isoform X3 gives rise to the protein MLPPPLAPGLYGENMAPFPEEVDVFSAPHWRMKQLVGLYCDKSLYATFKEFKMHEQIENECIIGLLQQRSRTVYNVHSDNKLSEMLSLFEKGLKNVKNEYEQLNYAKQLKERLEAFTRDFLPHMKEEEEVFQPMLMEYFTYEELKDIKKKVIAQHCSQKEAAEFRGLSKWNQAEELQKVFKYSVDEKADQEAEVTGHTTNITNLPPEVMLTIFSYLNPQELCQCSQVSTEWSQLAKTGSLWKHLYPVRWARGDWYSGPATDLEMEPDEEWVKNRKDESRAFQEWDEDADIDESEEAAEDSLAITIAQMEKRLLHGLIHNVLPHVGSSVKTLVLAYSSAVSSKMVRQILELCPNLEYLDLTQTDISDSAFESWSSIGYCQNLRHLDLSGCEKITDVAIERISRALGIISTHHTRGVLKSCRNRNAKTLWKNREITLQSSRKYNCLRAISNENLIEGGDSEQHWTKPDGSEDFNSAYVWMLDADDLADIEDAAEWRHRNVEGFCLMEPTSHINCSASCYNRDIYGLRTRGWQQHCASTDLIYCGHSFCCAGTALRTIRALPESSALCKKPRRTKQSEKKDSADSGSEKTDEETARVLQFLSLSGCYQITDRALRALTLGGGLPHLEHLNLSGCLTVTGAGLQDLVSACPSLNDEHFYYCDNINGPHAETASGCQNLQCGFRACCRSGE